A stretch of Homo sapiens chromosome 12, GRCh38.p14 Primary Assembly DNA encodes these proteins:
- the ZCRB1 gene encoding zinc finger CCHC-type and RNA-binding motif-containing protein 1 produces MSGGLAPSKSTVYVSNLPFSLTNNDLYRIFSKYGKVVKVTIMKDKDTRKSKGVAFILFLDKDSAQNCTRAINNKQLFGRVIKASIAIDNGRAAEFIRRRNYFDKSKCYECGESGHLSYACPKNMLGEREPPKKKEKKKKKKAPEPEEEIEEVEESEDEGEDPALDSLSQAIAFQQAKIEEEQKKWKPSSGVPSTSDDSRRPRIKKSTYFSDEEELSD; encoded by the exons ATGAGTGGTGGATTGGCTCCAAGTAAGAGCACAGTGTATGTATCCAACTTGCCTTTTTCCCTGACAAACAATGACTTGTACCGG ATATTTTCCAAGTATGGCAAAGTTGTAAA GGTTACCATCATGAAAGATAAAGATACCAGGAAGAGTAAAGGggttgcatttattttatttttggataaagACTCTGCACAAAACTGTACCAGGGCAATAAACAACAAACAG tTATTTGGTAGAGTGATAAAAGCAAGCATTGCTATTGACAATGGAAGAGCAGCTGAGTTCATCCGAAGGCGAAACTACTTTGATAAATCTAAGTGTTATGAATGTGGG GAAAGTGGACACTTAAGTTATGCCTGTCCGAAAAATATGCTCGGAGAACGTGAGCctccaaagaagaaagaaaaaaagaaaaaaaagaaagctcctgAACCAGAAGAagaaat tGAGGAAGTAGAAGAAAGTGAAGATGAAGGGGAGGATCCTGCTCTTGACAGCCTCAGTCAGGCCATAGCATTCCAG CAAGCCAAaattgaagaagaacaaaaaaaatggaaacccaGTTCAGGAGTCCCCTCAACATCAGATGATTCAAGACGCCCAAGGATAAAGAAAAGCACATATTTCAGTGATGAGGAAGAACTTAGTGATTAA
- the ZCRB1 gene encoding zinc finger CCHC-type and RNA-binding motif-containing protein 1 isoform X1: MKDKDTRKSKGVAFILFLDKDSAQNCTRAINNKQLFGRVIKASIAIDNGRAAEFIRRRNYFDKSKCYECGESGHLSYACPKNMLGEREPPKKKEKKKKKKAPEPEEEIEEVEESEDEGEDPALDSLSQAIAFQQAKIEEEQKKWKPSSGVPSTSDDSRRPRIKKSTYFSDEEELSD, translated from the exons ATGAAAGATAAAGATACCAGGAAGAGTAAAGGggttgcatttattttatttttggataaagACTCTGCACAAAACTGTACCAGGGCAATAAACAACAAACAG tTATTTGGTAGAGTGATAAAAGCAAGCATTGCTATTGACAATGGAAGAGCAGCTGAGTTCATCCGAAGGCGAAACTACTTTGATAAATCTAAGTGTTATGAATGTGGG GAAAGTGGACACTTAAGTTATGCCTGTCCGAAAAATATGCTCGGAGAACGTGAGCctccaaagaagaaagaaaaaaagaaaaaaaagaaagctcctgAACCAGAAGAagaaat tGAGGAAGTAGAAGAAAGTGAAGATGAAGGGGAGGATCCTGCTCTTGACAGCCTCAGTCAGGCCATAGCATTCCAG CAAGCCAAaattgaagaagaacaaaaaaaatggaaacccaGTTCAGGAGTCCCCTCAACATCAGATGATTCAAGACGCCCAAGGATAAAGAAAAGCACATATTTCAGTGATGAGGAAGAACTTAGTGATTAA